In one window of Juglans regia cultivar Chandler chromosome 3, Walnut 2.0, whole genome shotgun sequence DNA:
- the LOC118348020 gene encoding uncharacterized protein LOC118348020 — MANPRWAHLYKEYWVEVLVGRCSDHRPLLLVLSKKDRNIWRGKKVFRYEAGWAKDEECEGVIRREWDKGEERGEKSLNFMNLLDNCSKALGQWNNQNKFNRVRAIKEKTEVLKKLQEDEGRHNSAEIKRVQRERRRKNSISQVLDDRGRVFRGQVEVDEAFRSYFERLFSTSNPNTAAMEKCLQNIVPRVTSEMNEKLSRPFSKLEIEVVIKSMAPLKSPGPDGFGACFYQNHWATVGDKVCSTVLDLLNGKTSFSSVNHTYIVLIPKSKDPKLVTEYRPISLCNVIYKVASKVIANRLKEVLSASISANQSAFIPGRIITDNVMVAYEVLHSMKVSKKGKKGSMAIKLDMSKAYDRIEWPYVIAVMKRLGFCEGWTSLILKCISSVSFSVLINGTPGEVLLPSRGLRQGDPLSPYLFILCAEGLSSLLNNSDLRGNTKGISVARHGLRVNHLLFADDCILFCRASVEEWRKMQDLLLIYEKASGQFLNKEKTAVFFSSNTSVEVKRKILVEGGAIVQGSYDKYLGLPTMVGRSKYNTFRSLKERVWQKISNWKNFFLSGAGKEVMIKAVLQAIPSYTMSVFMLPKRLCKEINVMLSRFWWKSQKNSSGIIWRSWERMSQSKEGGGLGFRNLSSFNSALLAKQARRILQNPSSMVATIFKQKYFRSSSLLEAKLRRAPSQIWRSIWSSLDLLKEGLRWRVGDGQNINIWGQRWLPTPSSFRVQSPNPLLNTCVLVKDLMFEGRKVWNEGFIKSIFSEEEADLIISIPLSKRDVDDRMIWGPSKKGIFSVKSAYHLEESRSRVSKGESSEQNGLGKLWKSIWRLNIPGSTKNFLWKAGNNLLATRKNLRSKRIVEDSRCPICLQEEETVMHVLWQCPAANDVWSGSVISVQKWRVGEGDLLGLLEELTEKLSIGDMEEVAVVLRGLWLRRNTFVFDSKLLSHTYVISTARESLEEYQSSCGKITEIRQQANTGGLVHSWNPLDVDWFKANWDAALDVKQRKVGLGVVIRNDKGEVMAACCESKSFVDQPAIAEGWALRKAMELCEDLRFNKVIMEGDAQVVVNAVNSQIEDLSYFGSIIEDLKVQMKEWPNWFLVDDYKLAIWPVEIAEKINPNGYSLKHPSQIWTSNVFNAKHLVTYVGDSLEDDANSRDNSHQPENDDRSHDPHVH, encoded by the exons ATGGCAAATCCAAGGTGGGCACACTTGTACAAAGAATACTGGGTGGAGGTATTAGTAGGGAGATGCTCAGATCATAGGCCTTTGCTACTGGTTTTGAGTAAGAAAGACAGAAATATTTGGAGAGGCAAGAAAGTATTTAGATACGAAGCTGGTTGGGCCAAAGATGAAGAATGTGAAGGGGTTATTAGAAGAGAGTGGGATAAAGGGGAGGAGAGGGGTGAGAAGTCCTTAAACTTTATGAATCTGTTGGATAATTGCAGCAAGGCTCTCGGGCAGTGGAATAACCAGAACAAGTTTAACAGGGTGAGAGCTATTAAGGAAAAAACAGAAGTCCTTAAGAAGCTACAAGAAGATGAGGGGAGGCATAACTCAGCAGAGATTAAAAGGGTGCAAAGAGAG agaagaagaaaaaatagcaTTAGCCAAGTGTTGGATGATCGAGGTAGAGTTTTTAGGGGTCAGGTGGAAGTTGATGAAGCCTTTAGATCCTATTTTGAGAGGTTGTTTTCTACCTCAAATCCTAACACAGCTGCTATGGAGAAGTGCCTACAGAATATAGTACCTCGGGTGACAAGtgagatgaatgaaaaattaagTAGACCTTTTAGCAAGTTGGAAATTGAAGTTGTTATCAAAAGTATGGCCCCTTTGAAGTCTCCaggccctgatggttttggtgCTTGTTTCTACCAAAATCATTGGGCAACAGTGGGGGATAAGGTATGCTCGACAGTCTTAGATTTGCTAAATGGTAAAACCTCTTTCTCTTCAGTTAACCACACGTACATTGTCTTGATTCCCAAGTCTAAGGACCCTAAGTTGGTAACTGAATATAGGCCTATTAGCCTATGTAATGTGATTTACAAAGTGGCGTCCAAAGTGATAGCAAACAGACTCAAAGAAGTGTTGTCTGCATCTATTTCAGCCAATCAAAGTGCCTTTATTCCTGGGAGGATTATAACGGATAATGTTATGGTAGCTTATGAGGTATTACATTCGATGAAGGTGAGCAAGAAAGGTAAAAAAGGTAGCATGGCTATCAAACTTGATATGTCTAAGGCCTACGACAGAATTGAGTGGCCTTATGTGATTGCTGTTATGAAAAGGCTGGGGTTCTGTGAGGGGTGGACaagtttaattttgaaatgTATTAGTTCAGTCTCCTTTTCTGTGTTAATTAATGGTACACCAGGTGAGGTGTTACTGCCCTCAAGGGGTcttagacaaggggatcctctatcCCCTTATCTATTCATCTTGTGTGCAGAGGGTTTGAGTTCTTTACTCAACAACTCAGATCTAAGGGGGAACACAAAGGGTATTTCAGTAGCTAGACACGGCTTAAGAGTAAATCATCtgctctttgcagatgattgtattCTGTTCTGTAGAGCCTCGGTGGAAGAATGGAGGAAGATGCAGGATTTGTTGCTCATTTATGAAAAAGCCTCGGGTCAATTTCTTAATAAGGAGAAGACAGCAGTGTTTTTCAGTTCTAATACCTCTGTGGAAGTTAAAAGGAAGATTCTTGTGGAAGGTGGAGCTATTGTGCAAGGCAGTTATGATAAGTACTTGGGTCTACCCACTATGGTAGGTAGATCAAAGTATAACACTTTTAGAAGCTTAAAAGAAAGAGTTTGGCAAAAGATTAGCAATTGGAAGAATTTCTTTCTGTCTGGGGCAGGAAAGGAAGTCATGATAAAAGCTGTCCTACAAGCAATTCCATCTTATACTATGAGTGTCTTCATGCTGCCTAAAAGGTTGTGTAAAGAGATCAATGTGATGTTGTCCAGATTTTGGTGGAAAAGTCAGAAAAATTCCAGTGGTATTATCTGGAGGAGTTGGGAGAGAATGAGTCAGTCAAAAGAGGGTGGAGGTCTGGGCTTTAGAAATCTGTCCAGTTTTAATTCAGCACTTCTAGCTAAGCAAGCAAGGAGAATACTTCAAAACCCTTCCTCTATGGTTGCCaccatattcaaacaaaaatattttagaagctCATCCCTGCTGGAAGCTAAGTTAAGGAGAGCTCCATCTCAAATTTGGAGAAGCATATGGAGTTCTTTGGATCTGCTAAAGGAAGGACTAAGGTGGAGGGTGGGGGATGgccaaaatattaatatctGGGGCCAGAGGTGGTTGCCAACACCATCTTCTTTCAGGGTGCAATCTCCTAATCCTTTACTGAATACTTGTGTTTTAGTTAAGGACCTAATGTTTGAGGGAAGGAAGGTATGGAATGAGGGtttcataaaatctattttttctgaGGAAGAGGCTGATTTGATAATCAGTATCCCTTTAAGTAAGAGGGACGTGGATGATAGAATGATTTGGGGACCCTCTAAGAAAGGTATTTTTAGTGTCAAATCTGCCTACCACTTGGAGGAATCTAGATCAAGAGTCTCAAAAGGAGAATCCTCGGAACAGAATGGCTTAGGAAAGctttggaagagtatttggagacTAAACATTCCTGGCAGCACAAAAAATTTCCTTTGGAAGGCAGGGAATAATCTATTAGCTACCAGGAAAAATCTGAGGTCTAAGAGGATTGTGGAAGACTCTAGATGCCCTATTTGTTTGCAAGAGGAAGAAACAGTCATGCATGTTCTTTGGCAATGTCCTGCTGCAAATGATGTATGGTCAGGATCTGTCATTTCAGTTCAGAAATGGAGGGTGGGAGAAGGGGATCTACTTGGTTTGCTGGAAGAACTAACAGAGAAGCTCTCAATTGGTGATATGGAGGAAGTTGCTGTAGTGTTGAGAGGGTTATGGCTTCGGAGAAATACCTTTGTGTTTGATAGCAAGCTTCTAAGTCACACTTATGTGATTAGTACAGCTAGAGAGAGCCTAGAAGAGTATCAGTCTTCATGTGGGAAGATAACTGAAATCAGACAGCAAGCAAACACAGGGGGTTTGGTTCATAGTTGGAATCCACTTGATGTGGATTGGTTTAAGgccaattgggatgcagctttAGATGTGAAACAAAGGAAGGTGGGTTTAGGGGTGGTAATCAGAAATGATAAGGGGGAGGTGATGGCAGCTTGCTGTGAGTCGAAAAGCTTTGTGGATCAACCTGCTATAGCTGAGGGCTGGGCATTAAGGAAAGCAATGGAGTTATGTGAAGATCTAAGATTCAACAAAGTGATAATGGAAGGAGATGCACAGGTCGTTGTTAATGCAGTAAACAGCCAGATTGAAGATTTATCTTATTTTGGCAGCATTATTGAAGATTTGAAGGTTCAGATGAAAGAATGGCCTAACTG GTTTCTGGTGGATGACTACAAGCTAGCTATTTGGCCCGTGGAGATCGCCGAGAAGATCAATCCTAATGGCTATAGTCTGAAGCATCCTAGTCAAATTTGGACCTCTAATGTATTCAATGCTAAGCACTTAGTGACCTATGTTGGTGATTCATTGGAGGATGACGCTAATTCGAGGGACAATTCTCACCAACCCGAAAATGATGATAGATCACATGACCCTCATGTACATTGA
- the LOC109011996 gene encoding serine/threonine protein phosphatase 2A 57 kDa regulatory subunit B' beta isoform-like: MFKKIIKAGHRKPSKSDANDPYAYGYGPPGGRNSGSVSTPNVVVNHASRAGPATLGPNSGGPTAIPPMAPPSGTVDPLPLFRDVPVSERQSLFIRKLQICCFQFDFSDTLKSVREKEIKRQNLLELVDFIQSGSGKITETCQEEMIKMVSVNIFRCLPPASHENTGQETTDPEEEEPYLEPSWPHLQLVYELLLRYVVSSDTDTKVAKRYIDHWFVLKLLDLFDSEDPREREYLKTILHRIYGKFMVHRPFIRKAINNIFYRFIYETDRHSGIGELLEILGSIINGFALPMKEEHKLFLVRALIPLHKPKPIALYHQQLSYCITQFVEKDYKLADTVIRGLLKYWPVTNCQKEVLFLGELEEVLEATQSAEFQRCMVPLFRQIARCLNSFHFQVAERALFFWNNEHIVSLIAQNRGVILPIIFEALEKNIQSHWNQAVHGLTVNVRKMFLEMDAELFEECQRQYVENEGRAREVEEQRELTWKKLADFAAQSTGEDMVTV; the protein is encoded by the exons ATGttcaagaaaatcataaaagcCGGCCACCGGAAGCCCTCTAAGTCAGACGCGAACGACCCCTATGCATACGGGTACGGCCCGCCCGGGGGCCGCAACTCCGGGTCGGTTTCTACCCCCAATGTGGTCGTGAACCACGCGTCCCGGGCTGGCCCGGCGACATTGGGCCCCAATTCGGGCGGTCCCACCGCGATTCCGCCTATGGCCCCGCCGTCGGGCACCGTTGATCCCCTCCCGTTGTTCCGTGACGTACCCGTCTCGGAACGCCAGAGCTTGTTTATCCGAAAACTACAGATATGTTGCTTCCAGTTCGATTTCTCGGATACCTTGAAGTCGGTCCGAGAGAAAGAAATCAAGCGGCAAAACCTCTTAGAGTTGGTTGATTTCATACAATCCGGTTCGGGGAAAATCACCGAGACGTGTCAGGAGGAGATGATAAAAATGGTATCGGTTAACATTTTCCGGTGCCTGCCCCCGGCATCCCATGAGAATACCGGCCAGGAAACTACCGATCCCGAAGAGGAGGAACCGTATTTGGAGCCGTCGTGGCCGCATTTGCAACTAGTATATGAGCTGCTGTTGAGATACGTGGTGTCTTCTGATACCGATACGAAGGTAGCCAAACGGTACATTGATCATTGGTTCGTGCTAAAACTCCTGGATTTGTTTGACTCGGAGGATCCTCGGGAGAGGGAGTATTTGAAGACAATTCTGCACCGTATCTATGGGAAGTTCATGGTGCATCGCCCGTTTATTCGTAAGGcgatcaataatatattttatcggTTCATTTATGAAACGGACAGGCACAGTGGTATCGGGGAGCTTTTGGAGATTCTGGGAAGTATAATTAACGGGTTTGCCCTGCCGATGAAAGAGGAGCATAAGTTGTTTCTGGTTCGTGCTCTTATACCGTTGCATAAGCCTAAGCCCATTGCATTGTACCATCAGCAGCTCTCGTATTGCATTACGCAATTCGTCGAGAAAGATTACAAGCTGGCTGATACTGTTATCAGGGGTTTGTTGAAGTACTGGCCCGTCACCAACTGCCAGAAGGAAGTTCTCTTCCTTGGAGAACTTGAGGAAGTGCTGGAAGCTACACAATCTGCCGAATTTCAGCGCTGCATGGTTCCTCTTTTCAGACAGATTGCCCGCTGCCTCAATAGCTTTCATTTTCAG GTTGCAGAACGAGCACTCTTTTTTTGGAATAATGAGCATATAGTGAGCTTAATTGCCCAGAATCGGGGTGTTATACTTCCAATTATCTTCGAGGCATTGGAGAAGAATATTCAGAGTCACTGGAACCAGGCAGTTCATGGACTGACTGTCAATGTTCGGAAAATGTTCTTAGAAATGGATGCTGAATTGTTTGAAGAGTGCCAGAGGCAGTATGTAGAGAATGAGGGCAGGGCCAGAGAGGTGGAAGAACAACGGGAGCTGACGTGGAAAAAACTTGCAGACTTTGCAGCACAGAGCACGGGAGAGGATATGGTTACAGTGTAG